In Streptomyces sp. NBC_00289, the sequence CCTGCGCGCACTCGAGCCCGGCGAGGACGTCCGCAAGATCACCTTCCGTGCCCGGCCCACCGCCCGCGCGGTGCGCTACGAACTGTTCACCGCGCTCGACCTGCCCGGCGAACCGCCCCGCCACCCCAGCGAGTTCGACCGCCTGCTGAAAACCGCGTTGGCCGAGCGCCCCCGCGCCTTCCTCGTCGACGAGGCCCAGTGGCTCAACGGCGAGGCGTTCGAATACTTCCGCTACCTGTGGGACGAACCCTCAACCCAGCTCGCGATCATCTTCGTCGGCGGCGAGGGCTGCCACACCGTGCTGCGCCGCGAACCGATGCTCTCCTCCCGCATCTTCATCTGGCAGCACTTCACCCGCCTCACCCCCGGCGAGGTCCTGGAGGCCATTCCGCTGTTCCATCCGGTGTGGGCCGACGCCGATCCCGACGACATCGCCTTCGCCGACCAGCACGCCGCACACGGCAACTTTCGCGCCTGGGCCCAGTTGACCGCCCACACCTGCACGGCCCTGACCCGCACAGGCCGCTCCCGTGTCGATCAGGAGCTGCTGCGCTGGGCCTTCAGCCGCCTCGCCTGACCACCACGCCGCCATGCCGCCTGCCGTGCCCCCGCCGTCCGTCGCCGTGGTCATCGACCCGGGCGACGATGCGGTTCACACGCACACCGCCCTGGCCGCCCACCATCCGCCCTCCGGGCGGATCACCCTGCACCCCGGCCCGGGCACCACCAGCGAGACCGGCCTCGCCCACGACCTTCTCGCCGCACTGGGCAAACCGCCCCTGCTCCCGGGGCGTTTCCCCGCCGGCCGTCAGCCCGCCTGGGAAACCGCCACCGCCTGGATCACGGCCCTGCCCGTCACCCGGCTGACCGTCCTGCGCGCCCACCGCCTCACCGCCCGCCGCACGATGCGCCTCCTGCAGTTGCGCGCCCTCACCGGCATCCACCTGACCCTGGTCTGCCACCGCCCCCACCTGCCCGCCGCCCTGCACCAGGCGCTGCAGACGGCCGACTACTGCGTCACCGCCGACTTCCAGGCTGCCCGCCGCCATTACTACGGTGCGACCGCTCCCGTACCCCAGTCTGTTGACGAGCCAGCCCGGCCGGCAGACCGGTGGCTCACCTTGCCCGTGCTGGACCGTCTGGTCTCCTACGACAGCCCCGCTCCATGTACCGCCCCGTGCACGCCGCCGCCGATCGTCTTCCGGCACCGCCCGCCACCCGCACCCCTCACCCAGCAGACAGCCCAGGAAGCCGCCCGGCGCCTGGCCTCCGTGACCGCCCACCCCCGCCTGGCCGCAGCTCTCGCCGCCGCGCTCTTCACCGGCGCCTCCTTCCAGCAGCTCGCCACCGCCCGCCCCGGCGACTACGACGACACCGCAGCCACCCTGGCCCTGCACGACCGCACCCGCTACACCGACGGCTGCGCTACCTACGGCGTGCCGTCGTGGGCGCGCGTCTTCCTGAAGGCCGCCGTGTGCTTCGCCCGGCTCGCGCCCGGCCAGGACCAGCATCTGCTGACCGGCCCTCACGACCGCACCCACCTGCTGCGCGTGGCCGAGGCCGCGAGGCTTCGCCCGCCGCAGCCGTCCGCCGGCCAGCGCACCGGCCGTATCCAGTGGGACTGGCGCGAACGGAAGGAAGCACAGTGCTACGACGCGATGCTGACACGGCACCAGATCCCGCCCTCGTCCTGAGCCCGAAGCCAGGCGCACGTCAGTCGATGGAGAAATCGGCGAACTCCACGTCGGTGAAGGCGATCCCGAGACCGTGAGCACGTCGGCCTCCGTCCCGGAAATAGGCATGCCCCAAAGCACGGGCGAGGATCACCAACTGCTGCTGCTCGCCCCCGCCGGCATCCCGGGCGGCGAACAGCTCGCGGGCCACTTCTCCCGACAGGTACTGAGTGATCAGCCGTACCCGCGGATCGTCCGACGAGCCTGCCGGAGCGGCGAATCCGAACCGCGCCCTGGTGTGGAAGACAAACCCGTCGGCCTCGGCCCGGGCCCGTCGACGGGCGCGCACCAGGGGCTGCCACCGTGCCCTGACAGCCTCATCGATCAACCCCGCATGCACGGCACTGGGACGGCGGCGCATTCCCGGCCGGGTGGTGACCCACCTCTGTACCGTGCGCTGGGAGATCCCCAGGAGGACAGCCACGTTCTTTGTGGAGCCCTTCTCCGCCCTGAGCAGGAAACGCACAGCGGCATCCCTCGCAGGCACAGGGCGGGTCAGCAACGCCCGCTCGAGCCCTTTGACGATCTCACCCATGCCCGCCCCCGAGCGTTCCTCCACCGCGATGGCTGGTGCACGGCGGCCGTCTGCTTTCCCAGATCTCTCACACCAAGCCGCTCTCCCCGGCCAGTTCAGGCATAGCCAAGACACCAACGCAGGCCCTCGGCTAAAGAGCCAGCAGTAACCCAAGCCCGAGAACGCCCTTCCCGAAGCAACTGTGAACCCGCAACCGTCATTTACGCCATCCGTACGTGTTTGGTACGCGAAAAGTGCGCTTCGCGCTAGGGTTGCGGGACAGGAGGTGCTGCATGTCCGAACTGTTCGACGCGGTCGACGCGCTGGTCGCGT encodes:
- a CDS encoding ATP-binding protein, which codes for MTAATYQYVDLPDASVVTTRALLTARENISDTVAARAMMCIHGGAGFGKTLAVNTCLRALEPGEDVRKITFRARPTARAVRYELFTALDLPGEPPRHPSEFDRLLKTALAERPRAFLVDEAQWLNGEAFEYFRYLWDEPSTQLAIIFVGGEGCHTVLRREPMLSSRIFIWQHFTRLTPGEVLEAIPLFHPVWADADPDDIAFADQHAAHGNFRAWAQLTAHTCTALTRTGRSRVDQELLRWAFSRLA
- a CDS encoding XRE family transcriptional regulator produces the protein MGEIVKGLERALLTRPVPARDAAVRFLLRAEKGSTKNVAVLLGISQRTVQRWVTTRPGMRRRPSAVHAGLIDEAVRARWQPLVRARRRARAEADGFVFHTRARFGFAAPAGSSDDPRVRLITQYLSGEVARELFAARDAGGGEQQQLVILARALGHAYFRDGGRRAHGLGIAFTDVEFADFSID